In Amycolatopsis sp. EV170708-02-1, the following are encoded in one genomic region:
- a CDS encoding glycerate kinase, with protein sequence MTRVVIAPDKFKGSLTAVEAAEAIAHGVRDALPEAEVSSCPVADGGEGTLDVLIAAGGRLVELPVRGPLDDTVDARYVTLDGTAYIESARACGIEFVEPSPEVALAAHTWGVGELLAHALDNGARRLVLTVGGTASTDGGAGMLAALGAGVFDAFGAPVGLGGGTLGRVALAELGPVRERLGSVEVAVATDVTNPLLGPRGAAAIFGPQKGAGPREVEQLDESLSRWAQALRNAGAPDVSDLPGAGAGGGVAAGAIAGLGAGVESGFQLIAGLTGVAGAIEHADLVITGEGSLDEQSLDGKAPAGIAARAREHAVPLMVLAGRIQLDQSQLTGLGVVGSAALIDHAPSLDHARAHAAELLRERAGELVRAWART encoded by the coding sequence ATGACTCGTGTGGTCATCGCGCCCGACAAGTTCAAGGGAAGCTTGACCGCGGTCGAGGCCGCGGAGGCGATCGCCCACGGCGTCCGCGACGCGCTGCCCGAAGCCGAGGTCTCCTCTTGCCCGGTCGCCGACGGCGGCGAGGGAACGCTCGACGTCCTCATCGCGGCTGGTGGCCGTCTCGTGGAACTCCCTGTCCGCGGGCCGCTCGACGACACCGTCGACGCCCGCTACGTGACCCTCGACGGAACGGCCTACATCGAATCGGCCCGCGCTTGCGGGATCGAGTTCGTCGAGCCGAGCCCGGAGGTGGCGCTCGCCGCGCACACCTGGGGCGTCGGGGAACTGCTCGCGCACGCGCTCGACAACGGCGCGCGGCGGCTGGTGCTGACGGTCGGCGGGACGGCGAGCACCGACGGCGGCGCCGGGATGCTCGCGGCGCTGGGCGCCGGGGTCTTCGACGCGTTCGGCGCGCCGGTCGGGCTCGGCGGCGGCACGCTGGGCCGGGTCGCGCTGGCCGAACTCGGCCCGGTGCGGGAACGGCTCGGCTCCGTCGAGGTCGCCGTCGCCACCGACGTCACGAACCCGTTGCTCGGCCCGCGGGGCGCGGCCGCGATCTTCGGACCGCAGAAAGGCGCGGGCCCGCGCGAAGTCGAGCAACTGGACGAGTCCCTGTCCCGCTGGGCGCAGGCGTTGCGGAACGCTGGGGCCCCCGACGTCTCCGACCTTCCCGGAGCGGGCGCGGGTGGCGGGGTGGCCGCGGGCGCGATCGCGGGACTCGGCGCGGGAGTCGAATCCGGATTCCAGCTCATCGCCGGGCTCACCGGTGTCGCCGGCGCCATCGAACACGCCGACCTCGTCATCACCGGCGAAGGCTCATTGGACGAGCAGAGCCTCGACGGCAAGGCCCCGGCAGGCATCGCGGCCCGCGCGCGGGAGCACGCGGTACCGCTGATGGTGCTGGCCGGGCGGATCCAGCTGGACCAGAGCCAGCTCACCGGCCTCGGGGTTGTGGGCAGCGCCGCCCTGATCGACCACGCGCCTTCACTCGACCACGCGCGTGCGCACGCGGCGGAACTCCTGCGCGAGCGGGCCGGCGAGCTGGTCCGCGCCTGGGCCCGGACCTGA